The nucleotide sequence CGGGAGTACTGCTGTATAAAAACGAAATTGTCGGATTCAATCTGTTCACCACTTTCGATCTGAATCTGCGTGCGCATCAGAATCACAACTATTTCAAAGAACTTGATCCGCAATTCGTAAAATCAGTCACCAAACAGGGCAACAAAATCATGACCATGGAATATTTCACGCTGGCCCCGTTGTGGCGCAAGCAGTCCCAGGAAATCCCCTGGGGTGAGATTCTGACGGGCCTGGGTTTGTTCTATATGGATCAGTCCCCGGCGGACTTTGTCGTCGGAACCCCGCGGGTGGATTTGAAAGTCGATACCATGTGCGAACGCCTGGGGGCCACAATCCAGGGGCACGTCGAAAAAATGAACTACAAGTGCGCCATTGCCGTGTTTGAGAAAAAAGTTGAGCGAAGCTTTGAAAACCCGCTGACTCACCACTGGGTGCGCAGGCTGTGGGACAAATACACTCACCACAAAGCTGAAAAGCATGCCAAACAAGGGCAGCAGACCGTCGTTGTCGCGCCGGAAAGCTCCGCCTCACCGCCTCCATTTGAGCTGACCCTTGCCGAGGCGGCCGCCTAAGACTACACTCTAGGCCATTCCCATACCCGGAGGTATTGAAATGGCCTATCACGTTCACAGCGACAAACCATATTTTGACCTGATCATCGGAGACAAAACCTTTTCATCCTGGTCCATGCGTGCGTGGCTGGTGGCTGTACAATCCGGTTTGCCATTCCGTGAAATCAACATCACTTTGGATCAGCCAAAAACAGCAGAACAGATCGCAAAGTTTTCTCCATCCGGTAAAGTGCCGGCTTTGAAACAAGGCAAAATTATCCTGTGGGATTCTTTGGCGATTGCCGAATACCTGAATGAACTTTCTCCGGAAGCGAAATTGTGGCCTGAAGACATCGGCGCCCGCGCACTGGCCCGCACCTATGCGGCGGAAGTGCATTCCGGTTTTGCCTCCCTGCGCTCGCAACTGAGCATGGATCTGAAACACACCGAAGAAGTCCGTCACCTGACCCCGGGAACCATCGCGGACATCAACCGCATCCTGGAAATGTGGACCAACGCTTTGAAAGTCAGCGAAGGGCCTTACCTGTTTGGTGACTTCAGCATTGCCGATGCGTTCTTTGCCCCGATTGTCTTCCGCTTCCTGTCTTACAAAATTCAGATCAAAGACAAGATGGCCAAAGCCTATATGAAGAACATCCAGGATCACCATGGCGTGCAATTCTGGGTCGAAGAAGCGATGAAAGAGAAAACTCCCCGTAAAGTCTTTTGACAGTCGGGAAAAGCTTTCACTAAGCCCCGACAACCCCTTTACATATAGACACGAAAAGGTGAACTTCTGATCCCATGAAGTTCACCTTTTTTTCTTTCCTGCTCGTTCTTTTCACCAGCTCCCAAGCCCTGGCTGAGCGCGCGATCGTGATGATGAACGACACCAAGGCATTTGAGCGAACGCTGAACACGCGTGGCACCTGGTCCCAGATCATTCCGGGAAAAATTGAAAAAAGTCTTCCGCAATTAAACACCTTTATCGTGGACACCAACACCCCTGCTGAACTGGAACAACTGAAGTTGTCCCCCGGTGTTGCCTACGTCGAAAAAGAATACTTCCATCCAGCCCCACCGGTTGTCAGTTCTGGAGTGGAGCTTGTTAACACCGACGTCGTCAAACCCGGCGTCCCGTGGGGCCTGAAGGCCGTGAAGGCTCCGCAAGCCTGGGCGCTTTCCAACAAGGGTGAAGGCGTGCGCGTGCTGGTTTTGGATAGCGGCATGAACGCCAGCCATCCCTCACTTGCACCGAACTTTGAAAAAGGTCGTAACTTTACCGGCGATGGCGATGTGACGGATTTCTCGGATCGCACCGGGCATGGCACCCACGTGGGGGGTACTATTGCGGCGGCCGATGACGGTGAAGGTTTTTCTGGCGTGGCGCCAAAGGCGACTCTATTGGCGGGTAAAGTCTGTCAGGATGGCGGCTGTTCAAATGTGGCCATCGTGGCGGCGATCTCTTGGGGTATTGATCAGGGGGTGGATGTGATGAATCTGTCCCTGGGAAGCTCGGGCAGCGGGTCCCCCGCGGAACAAGCAGCCCTGCTTCGTGCAGACCAGGCTGGCATCAGTGTCGTGGCCGCCACGGGCAATTATGGAGTGAATGAAGTGCTGTTCCCCGCCTCGGCGTCGACTGTGATTGGTGTTGGTGCGGTGGACAGGAATTTGAGTCATGCGGTGTTTTCCCAGTACGGACCGGAAGTTGCCGTGGTGGCTCCGGGCGTGCAGATTGTTTCAACTATTCCACTGGGTTCGGGTCGCTCCAGCACGCTGAAAATTTCCAATTCCAGTTTGCAGGAAACCAGCACCGCCTATCACCTGCGCGGCACCGCCACACCCTTTGAGGATCTGACCCGCACGGTGGTGGATTGTGGATCCGGCCTGCCGTCGAATTTTGCGGGCAAGGACGTCAAAGACAAACACGTTCTGATCACCATGGGTGCAGCCCCGATAGAGGATCTGATCCGCAATGCCATGCGTGCAGGGGCCAACAGCGTAATCGTGGTGAACAATGCCGCGGGCGTCATCGACACCCGGTTGTTCGATCGCGACAATGTGCTGTTCGCGGTGGGCATGTTTGTCGATGCAAAACTGGGGGCAAAGATCCGTGCCACTATAAAAGATCAGCCAGAAACACAGATCACTCTGAACACCGTCCCGACCAGTTACAAAGAAACATTCGGCACCTCTATGGCCAGCCCCCATGTGGCGGGCGTGGTGGCTTTGGTGAAAGCTGCCAATAAAGACATTAAACCTTCTCAGATGAAGGCTTTGATCATGAAGACGGCTTCTCCTATCACCCCGAACCCAGACAACCGTTTTGGCAAAGGCCTGGTCAATGCCGAAGCCGCCGTTAAAGCTGCCCTAAGTTCCCAATAGTGTCGGCTGTCAAATTATGAGACAGTCATTTGATTTCAGACGGCTCTTATTTGCATATAAAACTGGCCGGAACCTTGCTGATTAGGACGCCAGTGCTTATTGGAGTGCGAACATGATGAAGCTCTTGTTGGTTGTTGCTGTGATTATTGGATTGGGTGCTTTCCGTGCGGAAGCCGCCCCGCTTTGCCATGTGGCGAAGTCCACAAAGCTTGCGATGGATCAGCGCGATGATCTGCGCCTGAAATGTCTGAAGCAGAAAAAGAATCAAATCAACGTAACTCAGTGTCTGGCTGTGGCTGGCACCATGGAGTATTCCACCAACGCTGAAGACGCCCGCCTGGTTTGTCTGTATGACCTTCGCCAACAGCCAAATCTGAAAGAATGCCACGCAATCTCCAAGCTGATGGAGTTCCCGGACTCGGGCGACGAAGCTCGCTGGGAATGCCTGCGCAAGTTCAACCGCACGATCTCTAAAAAACAATGCCAGAAGCTGGCGAAGTCCATGAGCTATCCAGCCAATGAAGAGCGCGCACAAGTTTATTGCGAGCAGGAGCTGCAGTAGTATTGTCCGGTTTTATAGGCAGTCCTAGGCAACATCAGAGACCCGGTCTAACATGAATGTATGACAAGACTTGCTGGCGACTCCAATATCAGGAGTCCTCAGCTATGAATAAAACCTCGTATTTTTCTTCATTATTTATTTACAAACATTACAGAATTGCAAAAAACCAGACTTGCCCCCGCGTCCAGTCAACCCTATTCTGTCCTCATGGAACTAGGTCCTCAGAAAGGGTTTTCCGTGAACATGATGTCATCTGAAGAAAAAACGAAGAAAACTAAGATTATTGTAAAGGCTCCCACACAAGAACGTTCTCGCCAGACAGTAGCAACAATCCTTGATGCCTGCTCCCGCCTCTTGGTCAGTGAAGGTTTCTATTCAATCACGACCGATAAAATTGCCAAAGAAGCCGGCGTTAGCATCGGTTCTTTGTATCAGTTCTTTGGTAACAAAGAGTCTGTGGTTCAGGCGGTTGTGAAAAACATCCTTGAAGAAGACAAACGCATCTTCAGCGAGAAAATGCGCGCCATTTCCCCATTGGCACCTGAACAACGCGTGAAGGGCATGATTGAACTGGCTGTTGAAACCACTCGTCGCAACTCGGAACTTCGCTCTAAACTGACCACCATTCAGTACTATGTTGCCGAAGCTGCATATATGTCCGAGACAATCCGTTTCTTCCAGGAAGTTGTCCGCTACAACCTTCCGCAGATCCCGGGCCGCGACATGGAAAAGGTTTCTTACATCATGGTGAATGCCTTCATCGGCCTGACCAACACCATGGCTATCGACAACCCGACTGCGATCCACGATGCAGCCGTGGTTGAAGAGATCTACCAGCTGTTCCACAAATTCCTGGATCTGGGCGCATCTGCGACAGCTCCAGCTATGAACCGCAGCAAAGGTGATTTCATCTAAGCTGTTTGCACAAATGAAAATAAAAAAGGGAGCTTTCAAAGCTCCCTTTTTTTATTCCCAATTTTCAGTCTCGGTCTCTATTTTCTTTTGTCTTCCATCGCCACCATGCGGTCACGGCGGGCCAGGGTGATCAAAGCGACATTGTATTTGTCCTTTGGTACCGCGATCACCGTTTTAGCTGGGATCGGGTGACCCTTGCGGGCCTTGAAAGTCAGGTGCGGATTGAACACCTGGGCTTTGCGATCATCGCCATCAAACCAAGCAACGATTTCTTTGTACTTCACAGACACCGGCAATTTCAAATCCTGGGAATCCAAAGGCTTGGACCAAACCACAGAACCGAAATACTTACCTGCGTTCTTTTCAACTTCCAATGCCGCCAGGAAGCTTGCATAGAAGTTACGGGATGCGAAACCGAAGGTCTTGCTGGATTTCACATCCGTCACCAGTTCACCCAGTTCGCGGGTGCCGTACTTTTCAGTCAGCTTGCGCACGCCCGTAGGACCGTGATTGTAACCCGTCACCGCCAGTGGCCAGGAATTCAGCATGGAATAGTTCTGACGAAGAAGTTTCGCCGCCAGCTTTGTCGCTTCCATCGGATGGTTGCGGTTGTCCACGGTCGCAGAAATCATTTTATAAGGCTTTGCCGTGTAAGGCATGATCTGCCAAAGACCGCTTGCACCCACTTTGGAACGAGCCATGATATTGAAAGAACTTTCAACAAACGCCAGACGCGTCAGTTCCACCGGAACTTTGGCATCGCGGAAGATCTTTTCCATGTCTTCGATATAACGACCGGAATAGAAGATTGCATCCTGCATGCGGTCTTTTTGACCCAGCTGGAAACGCAGACGCTCTTTGGCTTCCGGCGACGTCAGTTTTAAAGCGATTTCTTTTTTAACTTCATCGACACGATTTTGCTTCGCACGCTCAGTCGTCAGGCCCGTCAGATCAACGATCTCGTAAACCTTCTCAACATTTTCAGAATCGTGAATCACACCCTGATTGGTGGAATATTTAGTATAGATATCAATCCAGAACTGAACTTGCTTGTCCATGCCCTTCGGGATGGAGAAAGCGGTCTCATTGTATCCCAGGGACGCCGTTTGATCTGCGAACACCGGAGCACGCCAAGGACGGCTTTCTTCCGGGCTTCTTCCCAGCACCTGCGGCACCACTTGCTCAGCGATATTCCCCTGCGCCATCGCAACAGGAGCTCCAAGCATCAAAACGTATAGAACTGAGACACTGAGTTTCATCATGGGAGGTCCACCTTCCACCATTTCAATCGGCTTATTTTACAAGATAGATAAGTAAATTATCAAAAAACGCGCGAATCTTCGTCTCATCCGTGGAACCGTTGTAAACGAAAGAGAAAGTCACAACTCGCCCGTCCTCCAAACCCGCATAACCCGCTAATGAGACCACGCCCGTCAGGAATCCCGTTTTCGCACGCACCCAGCGTTCTGCCGGGGAATTCTTCATGCGTTTTTTCAGCGTGCCATCAACTCCCGCGATCGGCAAGGAAGTCAAAAACTCCGGCTGGACCCGGAAATCGTTGCGTAAATGCTGCAGGACCTTCCACATCGCGAAGGATGACAGCTTGTTCTGGCGCGACAAACCTGAAGGAGACTCCAGATTGTATTGTTCTGCCGGCACACCCAGACTTTGCATGTGCTCATTGATAACAAGCACGCCATCAGCCAGCGTCGCACCTTTTGTTTTTTTCACTGCCCCCAGATTCTTGGTCAGCATTTCGGCAACATAGTTGTTTGAAAACTTGTTCATGTCGGCAACCATCTGCTCAATCGGTTTGCTTTCCGATTCAGCGACCAGTTCGGCCTTCTCTGGTGTGACACCGTTGCGGATCGTTCCGGTCAGTTGAATTCCTCTTTGGGCCAGGAAAGCTTTCAGATTGTAGCCTGCCCAAAGGTCCGGCTGCGTGATGTTCTTAAAGACCACCACTTCCTTCAAACCCTGACCAATACTGCCGCCGACGTGAATCACATCCCCCGGAAACTTTTTGTCTTCATCACGATCCGCCAGCAGATTGTTCGCAGAACCACCCACAGTTTTGGCCTTATTAATCAGACGGATATAATCATTTTCCGGATCAATCGTGACGTCTGCTCCGTTACCAGCGCCGTTTGCACGAACGAAGATATTCACAGAGTTCCAGTTAAAGCTCATCGCTCCGACCGGGGCATCATAGGCACGATCCACGCGCTCTTTCTGCCGACTCATGTCGTAACGAACACTGTCGAACAGAGAATCATCAACGACGATATCCCCTTCAATTTTTTTGATTTTGGTGCGGGTGAAAGCGTTCACCAGATACCACATGTTTTCAGATACAAATGAAGGATCCCCGCCGCCTTTAAGGTACAAAGTCCCCTTTAAAGTTCCGTTTTTCAGGTCGCCGCTGGTCAAAAGCTGAGTCTTAAACTTGGTCCCCGGAGGAAACGACGCCAAAACCGCCGACGCTGTCGCAATTTTCGAAATGGATGCCGGGACCATCATCTTGTTCCCGTTCACATCCAGAAGGGTCTTCAGCTCTTCGCCTTCCCCGATGGTCGCATAAATCCCAACATCCTTGGAACTAACACCATATTTCTTGGCCAGCGCCTCAAACTCTTTGGAAATATCCTTAAACTTATCATCGGCGGAAGCAGACATCGCCACCAAAACGATCAGCAAAACATTCAGAATAATTTTCATCAAAAATTCCCTTCCCAAAAAGACCCAAATCCCGCAGACAAAACGTGTCTGGACGATGGTAATGTTCTTAGTTTTCTTTCGCAAGTCTTGGAGTCACTTGTTAGACTGAAGTTCATGAAAAAACGTGAATGGCTAATTGTGATTCTGCCACTTCTGGCGACGTGGTCCTTGGACCGCATCACCAAGATCTGGGCGACAGGAATCACGCAGTTAAAATCCCATGGTCCTGTGCACTTCGTTCTTCATCATAACCATGGGGCTATGCTGGGACTGTTCTCGGATCTGCCGTCTGTGCTGCGTATCGTGTCCCTTTCCACGGGCGGCGCGTTTTTGCTGGCGACTTATGCTTTGATTCAATACCTGCTTCCGATCAAATCCCTTACTTTGCGTTCCGGTCTTTCCATTCTGATTGGTGGAATCATCGGAAACGTCACCGACCGCATCATCTGGGGTTACGTGGTGGACTTTATCGTGGTCGGCACGCCGTCCTTGTCCAGCCCGGCGTTCAATGTCGCCGATGCCCTGCAATGGGTGGGTTATGGGCTGATCGTCTA is from Bdellovibrio bacteriovorus str. Tiberius and encodes:
- a CDS encoding glutathione S-transferase family protein; this translates as MAYHVHSDKPYFDLIIGDKTFSSWSMRAWLVAVQSGLPFREINITLDQPKTAEQIAKFSPSGKVPALKQGKIILWDSLAIAEYLNELSPEAKLWPEDIGARALARTYAAEVHSGFASLRSQLSMDLKHTEEVRHLTPGTIADINRILEMWTNALKVSEGPYLFGDFSIADAFFAPIVFRFLSYKIQIKDKMAKAYMKNIQDHHGVQFWVEEAMKEKTPRKVF
- a CDS encoding S8 family serine peptidase, giving the protein MKFTFFSFLLVLFTSSQALAERAIVMMNDTKAFERTLNTRGTWSQIIPGKIEKSLPQLNTFIVDTNTPAELEQLKLSPGVAYVEKEYFHPAPPVVSSGVELVNTDVVKPGVPWGLKAVKAPQAWALSNKGEGVRVLVLDSGMNASHPSLAPNFEKGRNFTGDGDVTDFSDRTGHGTHVGGTIAAADDGEGFSGVAPKATLLAGKVCQDGGCSNVAIVAAISWGIDQGVDVMNLSLGSSGSGSPAEQAALLRADQAGISVVAATGNYGVNEVLFPASASTVIGVGAVDRNLSHAVFSQYGPEVAVVAPGVQIVSTIPLGSGRSSTLKISNSSLQETSTAYHLRGTATPFEDLTRTVVDCGSGLPSNFAGKDVKDKHVLITMGAAPIEDLIRNAMRAGANSVIVVNNAAGVIDTRLFDRDNVLFAVGMFVDAKLGAKIRATIKDQPETQITLNTVPTSYKETFGTSMASPHVAGVVALVKAANKDIKPSQMKALIMKTASPITPNPDNRFGKGLVNAEAAVKAALSSQ
- a CDS encoding TetR/AcrR family transcriptional regulator translates to MMSSEEKTKKTKIIVKAPTQERSRQTVATILDACSRLLVSEGFYSITTDKIAKEAGVSIGSLYQFFGNKESVVQAVVKNILEEDKRIFSEKMRAISPLAPEQRVKGMIELAVETTRRNSELRSKLTTIQYYVAEAAYMSETIRFFQEVVRYNLPQIPGRDMEKVSYIMVNAFIGLTNTMAIDNPTAIHDAAVVEEIYQLFHKFLDLGASATAPAMNRSKGDFI
- a CDS encoding lytic transglycosylase domain-containing protein is translated as MMKLSVSVLYVLMLGAPVAMAQGNIAEQVVPQVLGRSPEESRPWRAPVFADQTASLGYNETAFSIPKGMDKQVQFWIDIYTKYSTNQGVIHDSENVEKVYEIVDLTGLTTERAKQNRVDEVKKEIALKLTSPEAKERLRFQLGQKDRMQDAIFYSGRYIEDMEKIFRDAKVPVELTRLAFVESSFNIMARSKVGASGLWQIMPYTAKPYKMISATVDNRNHPMEATKLAAKLLRQNYSMLNSWPLAVTGYNHGPTGVRKLTEKYGTRELGELVTDVKSSKTFGFASRNFYASFLAALEVEKNAGKYFGSVVWSKPLDSQDLKLPVSVKYKEIVAWFDGDDRKAQVFNPHLTFKARKGHPIPAKTVIAVPKDKYNVALITLARRDRMVAMEDKRK
- the dacB gene encoding D-alanyl-D-alanine carboxypeptidase/D-alanyl-D-alanine endopeptidase; the protein is MKIILNVLLIVLVAMSASADDKFKDISKEFEALAKKYGVSSKDVGIYATIGEGEELKTLLDVNGNKMMVPASISKIATASAVLASFPPGTKFKTQLLTSGDLKNGTLKGTLYLKGGGDPSFVSENMWYLVNAFTRTKIKKIEGDIVVDDSLFDSVRYDMSRQKERVDRAYDAPVGAMSFNWNSVNIFVRANGAGNGADVTIDPENDYIRLINKAKTVGGSANNLLADRDEDKKFPGDVIHVGGSIGQGLKEVVVFKNITQPDLWAGYNLKAFLAQRGIQLTGTIRNGVTPEKAELVAESESKPIEQMVADMNKFSNNYVAEMLTKNLGAVKKTKGATLADGVLVINEHMQSLGVPAEQYNLESPSGLSRQNKLSSFAMWKVLQHLRNDFRVQPEFLTSLPIAGVDGTLKKRMKNSPAERWVRAKTGFLTGVVSLAGYAGLEDGRVVTFSFVYNGSTDETKIRAFFDNLLIYLVK